The sequence cggtatataattatataatataaataaatatacaagaatagCTCGTTTAAAGGTCTTCTTATTTGTAGATTGTAGAGGCATgaaacgtaaaataattaattcttCTTTCAAAGAGTAATAtgttattgcaggtgactgtacaGAAAGGTGTCTATTACAATAGTACCTATGCAAACGACATTTTAATAAATGCTAACAAATGTGCGCAACGCTAACGCCTATAAGCCTTCTTGAAAAGAATCTTATATAAAGTCTCAGGCCAAGCAGTGTTTCAAGCCTATATCCTAGTGCCACAAACAGTCAATGTAGATGTGCCTCGGACTAGCAATGTGCGCTTTTTGAGCGACCAATCTGCCTGAGCCAGGTCTACATTGAGTATGCGCGAGGAAAATTCCACACAACACTGTTCATTCAGTGGGTCTGggtatgagaaaaaaaaatattgtggtGGAGGTATGAGGCAAGACTGTCCAAAATATGAATAATACTAGAGTATAGCTACACTTACCTCTCTACCTTTTAAATAATTGAATATATCCATAGCGTATTGTGAAACTTGGAACACATCGTTCCAGTTCTCCTTGTCAAAATCGGTGACACCTGCAGGGGCCTGATGCAAATCCGTCTCTTCGTCCAGGGATTTGTTGACTGTGCTGTCATCTAGGTTGACTTTGTCTAATTTCTCACTTATCGCCTTGCATTCCTCTTTAGTAGGGTCTAAGGGGCTTCTGTAAAAGTGTAATGCGGTGAGAATAGAGATTTGAAGAAAAATTTGTTGAATTTTTTGTCTTGCTCTATTTGATGTGATTAATTTATTGAttcttagggcccatttagacggtacgagaactcgcatacgagttttattacattgcggtatttgatggcagtgcaaaattgtatgtaaccgcAACAGCCCGCAAtctaactaaaatcgcatgcgagtgggcacgccgtctaaatcagtcCTTAATTCATCAGAGTAGGAACATAATTCTTAATGAGGTCTTTATAATAATACTGACAGCAATTTTTTTATCTTACCAAATTATTGATAACAGTATTGCgttaatgataattatttaagtaagtCAAGGTCTTCCTACTCACAGAACAAAGTTGACAAACTTTACAAACTATTAACGTCTCGTGccgcaaattttttttttcatatggttTTCTCTTATGCGGATCTGCATTCCGGCACACGAGAAGTTAATAATTAAGAAGATTTTGATTACCAAGCGCTACAATTGACTGGGtagtaaattaaatttatcCATTATTTTTTCTGAAGTACAACATAGAGTTGAATTTTAAAATCTCAGTGAAATCTTCAGTGagaaaaaaaacagacacataattaattaatatcttACATATTTTCTAATGCAGTCATATACAGTGATGGTTCTCCAGAAATATCACTTCTCATTGATTTAGCAGAGTCTGAGTTTGAAGAGTTGCTCTGATTCTGACTCtgattttctttcaaaatcTTCTTCTCAATGTTTTTGAGGATGCCATTCTGTGCCCGAGTCGCCACAGGTTTGGGAGGGTCCTTAGCAAAGTGCTTCTGTACCGACTCTAGGGCATTGGTGGCTGCTCTTTGTAGCTGTTTTGTCTTTGATGTTTTGCCGTTCACTGTGACTTGGGGTTTGATGTtctaaaaatagttttaatattGAAAAGTGTGTAAAAACTACTTGATATGTGTGTTATTTGTGGTTataaagtagtaaaataaaaaaagcataTTTTGTGAACTTTATTTCAGGTCAATCAAGAACTTTGGCACTTTGAAAATTTTGGAGGGAAAGTTCATTGACCTCCGTAAGGATGTAAATATAGCCTTACCTTAAAAGCATTAAGTCCGATCGTTAGTAATCTACATCCTCAATGATGTTTAAACACAAAAGAAGTCAAGAAAACCAAGAAATTGAGTACCCTctctataaaaaaataacacaagcATATTTTGGTTAACCTTAAGTGTAGGGAGCATTTTAGACTCCACTGTGACCTTTTTGAGTGGTGCAGGTTTGTCTGGCGCCGCAGACTTGTTGAAGGCGTTGGTGAGGTCCCCGAACGCCGCTCGCTTCGCCGTCACATCTTTCAGGGGACTGTCGGCCTTCCTCTTGTTTGGCATCTTCATACTGTCTTTGTAACTTTTCAGAGTAGCCATCTGCTTACTCCTCGTCGTGATGCCATGGCTCAGGATGCCGTTCAAGTTTTCGTTGACGCCGATTGGCTTCGATGCCAACCTGGTTGGCGCCATTACGCACTGAAAAACAGCAACTAATTCACGTGCACTGCTTCAACGTGGTATTTAACACTAAACACGCAAACAGCTTAATATAATAGAACACGTATGATAAATGTAAACAAGGCTTTCGAAAATCTCACGTCTAACCGTCTAAAAATGGAGGCAAAACAAGCGAACGTCGCCCGTTGAGACAGCGTCAAACGGTTATCTAACGATTTGTGAATACTCACGTTTCTAGACGGCGGCGGCCGTTGTGTAttagtttaatagttatttacgGAGTTGCACGTCCCGATTGTTAGCTaagaaatgtaaaatattatcTAAACTTAACAAAAGTCCAGCCTGAAACCGGACTGAACTCCGACAACCACAGACAGAAACCGTTGCTTTAAAATTCTATTGGGCATCCACCTGGCCAATGACAGAAAAGCTTGTGAATTTGCGCTTCAAACTACGTAGCATAAAAAACATAGCTACATGTAGTTTCATTTTCAGCAAGAATTTATGCAAGCTACAGCTGCTCActatgtaaaatataataattgtaaTGAACAAAATACACATTCAATTCATATACATTGTTatcaattaaaaacaaaaagaacatttattttctcttttattttctttttcttttttttttcatatgtccgTGTGACGAAACGTGACGGTACGTTCAAACTCCACCCTCTAactttaagttaaaaaaaaacatttttcaaaattttccttATTCGTACTTTCTGTAATGAATATTCCAAATTTTAGTAGACAAAAAACTTTTGTTTTAACTAAATTACAAGATTGTGCGTTTTAAAGGAAATAATTTATCACAATACGTTGTTTTAGTACAAATGGGAAATTACGTAGTAACAGAACGGTCTTTGTAGAGCCAGGGTGAAGTGATTCCCCTTAAATTGTTGTTATTTTAACCATGTAGCTAAAATGGTTAAAGTTAAGCGTACTTGTTGTAAATATTCATTAAGTCGACTAGTGAATTCACATGCGATTCTAGTTACATAGCGTACTGTTGAAGGTACAAATAATTCATAAATACTAGCCTAGTTTTGgatgtatgtataattatgtgTAGATATATGACAGATAAGGACATCTGGCTGGGAAAAGGTGGACTGTAAATAGCGACCTGCTTTTATTTAGCCCAATATTCTGAAATGGTAACAGCGAGCTTCAATCCTGGCTCCTTAGAAATCATtttgttttttcaaaaattttgtgtACCTACATGCATTCTGTTTTGGTTTATTCTTAAAATTtgatcaaaatcatttgaagtCATCGTTGTATAGAAGGTTTATCTTCTTCTTATTGTGTCAAGGGATCATAAGTTccaaactaaataatattttgccaaTATCTTGCCACCTGAGGTTTATGATCTTTTTTCGCCCGGAGTCATTCAGAGCAATAACACGCATTTATCATCTCcgtctaaataaaataaaatgtatagcgTGTGACACTGGCTTTACGCCTAACGCGTCTCAGAGAGGCGGCACGAGTCAAGAGAGAGATAGACGACTCCCTAAGAGAACCAATCGAGGTAGACCCCCGGCTCGCTTCCTGACGGACTAAGCCGCGGGTCAACCTTAGCTGGTTATTGTGTGCAACTAGCTTCGTTCAAAACTCGTAGCGGCTGGCAGCGCGGCGTTTTCGTGTGACAGTGGCCGTTGGCTTTCACTCGAGAACGCACGCGTATCCGCACGACCCTTTGTCTAATTTTTATTGTGTTAGAATGTTTAAAGTTAAACTGTTGTGTTACTTTAACTaaaatatagcttggattcatTAAACCGTTGTTGTTACTTTAAAACGTCCCGCTATATTCTGGCTGCCCAACTTTGTGGGTCTGGAACGTTCTCGATGTGGGTGTGTTACACTAGTTATGTATAACTACGTATAGTGTTTTGTGACTATTTTTGTGTTGCGTTTTCAAAATGTCTCGTGGACGTCGAGCTGGTAGACACTCGTTGGGGACGCATAACGATGACTCTGATGCTGACAACAACATCACGATGAATCAGGATGCTCTGACGGCGATGCTCACGACCTTGCAACAGACTCAGAATGAGTTTTGCCAGCAGTTGTTACGTGAAGTTCGGTCTTCTACCCCGTCACAGGCCGACGCCACGGCTGCTGCAGTCGCCGCGGCCACCACGTTTGCTGCGGTAAATG is a genomic window of Leguminivora glycinivorella isolate SPB_JAAS2020 chromosome 6, LegGlyc_1.1, whole genome shotgun sequence containing:
- the LOC125227240 gene encoding G2/mitotic-specific cyclin-B3 isoform X2 — encoded protein: MAPTRLASKPIGVNENLNGILSHGITTRSKQMATLKSYKDSMKMPNKRKADSPLKDVTAKRAAFGDLTNAFNKSAAPDKPAPLKKNIKPQVTVNGKTSKTKQLQRAATNALESVQKHFAKDPPKPVATRAQNGILKNIEKKILKENQSQNQSNSSNSDSAKSMRSDISGEPSLYMTALENISPLDPTKEECKAISEKLDKVNLDDSTVNKSLDEETDLHQAPAGVTDFDKENWNDVFQVSQYAMDIFNYLKGRERLFPVDDYLTRMKGITSWMRALLVDWMVEVQESFELNHETLYLAVKLVDLYLTKSSMKQSEKEHLTKEELQLLGASALFVASKFDERIPPLVDDFLYICDGAYTLSQLLKMEMTILRTVDFDLGVPLSYRFLRRYARCARLSMPTLTLARFVLEQCLLDYALVQHSDSKMAAAALYIALRMKSLGHWTPTLEYYTGYTFKEILPIVLEQNASLHKKPKSAISTVRNKYSHTIFFEVAKVPLLDDSALSS
- the LOC125227240 gene encoding G2/mitotic-specific cyclin-B3 isoform X1, encoding MAPTRLASKPIGVNENLNGILSHGITTRSKQMATLKSYKDSMKMPNKRKADSPLKDVTAKRAAFGDLTNAFNKSAAPDKPAPLKKVTVESKMLPTLKNIKPQVTVNGKTSKTKQLQRAATNALESVQKHFAKDPPKPVATRAQNGILKNIEKKILKENQSQNQSNSSNSDSAKSMRSDISGEPSLYMTALENISPLDPTKEECKAISEKLDKVNLDDSTVNKSLDEETDLHQAPAGVTDFDKENWNDVFQVSQYAMDIFNYLKGRERLFPVDDYLTRMKGITSWMRALLVDWMVEVQESFELNHETLYLAVKLVDLYLTKSSMKQSEKEHLTKEELQLLGASALFVASKFDERIPPLVDDFLYICDGAYTLSQLLKMEMTILRTVDFDLGVPLSYRFLRRYARCARLSMPTLTLARFVLEQCLLDYALVQHSDSKMAAAALYIALRMKSLGHWTPTLEYYTGYTFKEILPIVLEQNASLHKKPKSAISTVRNKYSHTIFFEVAKVPLLDDSALSS